The following proteins are encoded in a genomic region of Dyadobacter sp. UC 10:
- a CDS encoding SusC/RagA family TonB-linked outer membrane protein encodes MSRKFLLTLFLLCTALCGIAQTRQLSGTVTDGGSREPLPGVSVLVAGSNTGTITNAEGKFTLNVPAQGGSVVISYVGFTSQTIEIGKQTALNVTLEPDVKALEDVVVVGYGEQKRSHLTGAVGTVRVKEIDELPVGDISSALVGKLPGVNISGGTSRPGNQASIVIRNPPAASKDGGTSAPLYVIDDVVRTEADFRLLDASEIESFSVLKDGAAAVYGARAALGVIVVRTKRGKSGKPQISYSGTAGTSDAAYKSKMMNGVDLATYLNDYNTTRGLQPDNAEFYSPDELEHFRKNNYNWFDRAWKPSLNMRHTINVSGGSEKATFYAGAAYYYQNGNVDKIDYKKWNFRASTDVNVTKNIRAGLGVSGNLSDNKLFYLKQGGENPEKDVTNLLNTPQFIPPYVDGLPVLLPGGSGTTGFHFFEAQRLNNYTRSRNVVLNINAYLEVNIPFVPGLKAKAIYNRNLGNDWGKQYGTFYKGYGFSMLGENRHIYGGTPNPPTMIKNADLLRFNPGYTDAYQFNFNLNYHRDFGRHSVGVLALVEQSETYAESIAASKEGIFDGGNDYLMSALGVKDIGPNLANEGGIQSYVGRINYSYADKYLFEASFRRDASTKFAPEYRWGTFPSFSAGWVISEEGFFKEKVPFVDFLKLRASIGFLGGDRTAAWQWMQRYTVQASNGAVFGGNSGRTVGIKLEKLPNYMGRWDDVTKKNIGLDATFLNSRLSAGFDFYHDHGYNLLTTLSASVPLTIGSVMPAENYATINSFGTELSLGWKDKIGKDLSYNVGGFLAWNDNKNIIVDVEALNVGTWRDPTGRSSDMGVQGYHYLGMFRSQQEVDAFLEKSPDYTIFGVAPKPGMLYYKDIRGPREANGAYSEPDGKITEEDLDWLTPKESNHYNFGFSLGFNYRGFSVDMVTAGSFGGQAVVEGDARKRATTQISRPVFWNDHYTPENTNAAYPDPFYEDSYAVVSSFWFRNAFSFRMRSINLSYSLGQNLTKKLGVSNLKIFAVGMNPVNFSNPYDYKDAVGAYNTYPVLRTFSLGLNLTL; translated from the coding sequence ATGTCAAGGAAATTTCTACTAACCTTATTCCTGCTGTGCACTGCATTGTGCGGGATAGCTCAAACAAGACAGCTCAGCGGTACTGTGACTGATGGAGGCTCGCGAGAGCCGCTTCCAGGCGTTTCGGTACTGGTGGCCGGATCCAACACCGGGACAATTACGAATGCGGAGGGGAAATTTACACTGAATGTGCCTGCGCAAGGCGGTTCGGTTGTAATCAGTTACGTGGGCTTTACCAGTCAAACCATTGAAATAGGAAAACAAACTGCGTTGAATGTCACACTCGAACCGGACGTAAAGGCTCTGGAAGATGTGGTAGTGGTCGGTTACGGTGAGCAGAAGCGATCGCATCTCACCGGCGCCGTCGGTACCGTAAGGGTGAAAGAGATTGACGAGCTGCCGGTTGGCGACATTTCTTCTGCGCTGGTAGGTAAGTTGCCGGGAGTCAACATTTCGGGTGGAACCTCCCGGCCTGGAAATCAGGCCTCTATCGTAATACGTAATCCGCCCGCGGCTTCCAAGGATGGCGGAACCAGTGCCCCATTATATGTCATCGACGATGTGGTCAGAACAGAAGCTGATTTCAGGCTGCTGGATGCTTCGGAGATCGAAAGCTTTTCGGTTTTGAAAGACGGAGCCGCTGCCGTGTACGGTGCCAGGGCGGCGCTGGGCGTGATTGTGGTGCGTACGAAAAGAGGAAAATCCGGCAAACCGCAGATCAGTTACAGCGGTACAGCCGGTACGTCGGATGCAGCCTACAAATCCAAAATGATGAACGGGGTTGATTTGGCGACCTACCTGAACGATTACAACACAACCCGTGGCTTGCAGCCAGATAACGCAGAATTTTATTCACCCGACGAGCTGGAACATTTCCGTAAGAACAACTACAATTGGTTCGACAGGGCATGGAAGCCATCACTCAATATGCGGCACACGATCAATGTTAGCGGCGGCTCAGAAAAAGCTACTTTCTATGCGGGTGCGGCCTATTATTACCAGAATGGAAATGTCGACAAGATCGATTATAAAAAATGGAATTTCCGCGCGAGTACGGATGTGAATGTGACTAAGAATATCAGGGCTGGTTTGGGAGTGAGTGGTAATCTGTCCGACAACAAGCTTTTTTACCTCAAACAAGGCGGCGAGAATCCGGAGAAGGATGTGACTAATTTGCTGAATACCCCCCAATTTATTCCGCCGTATGTCGATGGGCTGCCGGTATTATTGCCCGGAGGTTCGGGTACGACCGGCTTCCATTTCTTTGAGGCACAGCGACTTAATAACTACACCCGGTCGAGAAATGTGGTTTTGAATATTAACGCATACCTCGAAGTGAATATCCCTTTTGTTCCCGGACTGAAAGCCAAGGCAATCTATAACCGGAACCTGGGCAACGATTGGGGCAAGCAATATGGTACCTTTTACAAAGGCTACGGTTTTTCAATGCTGGGCGAAAACAGGCACATTTACGGAGGAACGCCCAATCCGCCTACCATGATCAAAAATGCAGATTTACTTCGGTTTAATCCGGGCTATACCGACGCGTACCAGTTCAATTTTAACCTGAACTATCACCGCGACTTTGGCCGGCATTCCGTCGGAGTCCTTGCTTTGGTAGAGCAATCGGAAACGTATGCGGAAAGTATCGCCGCCTCCAAGGAAGGAATTTTTGATGGCGGAAATGATTACCTGATGTCTGCGCTTGGAGTGAAAGATATTGGGCCAAACCTGGCGAATGAAGGCGGGATCCAATCTTATGTGGGCAGGATCAATTATAGTTATGCCGATAAATATCTGTTCGAGGCGTCCTTCCGCCGCGATGCTTCTACCAAATTCGCTCCTGAGTACCGGTGGGGAACATTTCCAAGCTTTTCCGCGGGCTGGGTAATTTCGGAAGAGGGCTTTTTTAAAGAGAAAGTTCCATTCGTCGACTTCCTGAAACTGCGCGCGTCGATCGGCTTCCTCGGTGGCGACAGGACGGCTGCCTGGCAGTGGATGCAGCGCTACACCGTACAAGCTTCAAATGGCGCGGTGTTTGGTGGCAACAGTGGCCGCACGGTGGGTATCAAGCTGGAAAAACTGCCTAACTACATGGGCCGCTGGGACGATGTTACCAAGAAGAACATCGGTCTCGATGCCACATTCCTGAACAGCCGGTTATCCGCAGGATTTGATTTTTACCATGATCACGGATACAACCTGCTCACGACACTTTCGGCCTCCGTTCCGCTGACAATCGGTTCGGTTATGCCGGCGGAAAATTATGCGACGATTAACTCCTTCGGGACAGAACTTTCACTCGGCTGGAAAGACAAAATCGGTAAAGATCTTTCCTACAACGTGGGCGGTTTCCTGGCATGGAACGACAACAAGAATATCATAGTAGACGTGGAAGCGCTGAATGTTGGAACCTGGCGTGACCCTACCGGTCGATCCAGCGATATGGGCGTGCAGGGTTACCATTACCTCGGTATGTTCCGGTCGCAGCAGGAAGTGGATGCATTTCTGGAAAAATCGCCTGATTACACGATTTTCGGAGTCGCTCCCAAGCCGGGAATGCTTTATTACAAAGATATCCGCGGTCCGCGTGAAGCCAACGGTGCGTACAGCGAGCCCGATGGAAAAATCACCGAAGAAGATCTCGATTGGCTGACGCCGAAAGAAAGCAACCATTATAACTTTGGGTTTTCACTTGGCTTTAACTATCGCGGATTCAGCGTGGATATGGTCACCGCAGGTTCTTTCGGGGGACAAGCCGTCGTAGAAGGCGATGCGCGCAAACGGGCGACCACACAGATCTCGCGTCCGGTTTTCTGGAACGACCATTATACACCTGAAAATACGAATGCAGCGTATCCCGACCCATTTTACGAAGATAGCTACGCCGTCGTTTCTTCATTCTGGTTCCGGAATGCATTCTCTTTCCGCATGAGAAGTATCAATCTGTCGTACTCGCTCGGTCAGAATCTGACCAAAAAGCTGGGCGTTTCTAATCTGAAAATCTTTGCAGTAGGAATGAATCCGGTGAATTTCTCTAACCCCTATGATTACAAGGATGCTGTGGGCGCCTACAATACCTATCCGGTACTTCGCACTTTTTCACTGGGACTGAACCTCACGCTTTAA
- a CDS encoding pectate lyase family protein → MNIPKIPHYTLIAMLLASGSAFAQYPKIPAAAQKTSDSLLAEAARRSEIAWQKALPIIEAEAKAGKPYIPWAARPVDLPQSDIPAFPGAQGGGAFSFGGRGGKVYVVTSLEDSGPGTLRDACEKGGARIIVFNVAGIIRIKTPLIIRAPYITIAGQTAPGDGVCVAGETVWINTHDVVIRHMRFRRGETFVGRRDDSIGGNPIGNIMIDHVSASWGLDENMSMYRHMYNDSTGAQEQKLPTVNITIQNSIFSETLDTWNHSFGSTLGGENCTFMRNLWANNAGRNPSIGWYGIFNFANNVVFNWVHRSIDGGDYRAMYNIINNYFKPGPQTPKDSPIGHRILKPEAGRSKLDHLVFGRAYVEGNIMEGNEKVTKNNWDGGVQVEDLPNTDKYTEAMKWSKPLPMPEFPIMSATESFDYVLANAGATLPRRDPVDTRVTTQVRTGKINPIPNVKLPTTQFEHRRLPIDSYKNGIITDISQVGGYPEYKGTPYKDSDTDGMPDDWELKYSLNPKDPADAQKDMSGDGYSNIEKFINGIDPKKKVDWTNPKNNHDTLAAFTSNPSKKETKQGR, encoded by the coding sequence ATGAATATCCCAAAAATACCCCACTACACATTAATAGCCATGTTGCTGGCTTCCGGAAGTGCTTTCGCTCAATACCCCAAAATCCCCGCGGCGGCTCAGAAGACCAGTGATTCTTTGCTGGCGGAAGCTGCGAGGAGGTCTGAAATTGCCTGGCAAAAAGCATTGCCGATTATTGAAGCAGAGGCGAAAGCGGGGAAACCTTATATTCCCTGGGCTGCCCGGCCGGTTGACCTGCCCCAATCCGATATTCCCGCATTTCCTGGCGCTCAGGGCGGTGGCGCTTTCAGTTTTGGTGGACGTGGCGGGAAAGTTTACGTGGTAACCAGTCTGGAAGACAGCGGTCCCGGCACTTTGCGCGACGCTTGTGAAAAGGGTGGGGCACGCATAATCGTATTCAATGTGGCCGGAATCATCCGGATCAAAACGCCGCTCATTATCCGCGCGCCTTACATTACCATCGCAGGTCAGACTGCCCCGGGCGACGGCGTTTGTGTTGCTGGTGAAACGGTCTGGATCAATACGCACGATGTCGTGATCCGTCACATGCGCTTCCGCCGCGGTGAGACTTTTGTAGGCCGCCGCGACGACTCGATCGGCGGTAACCCGATCGGGAATATCATGATCGACCACGTGTCGGCCAGCTGGGGTTTGGATGAAAATATGTCGATGTACAGGCACATGTATAACGACAGTACCGGCGCGCAGGAACAGAAGCTGCCGACCGTGAATATCACGATCCAGAACTCGATTTTTTCTGAAACACTGGATACCTGGAACCACTCTTTCGGCAGTACGCTCGGCGGTGAAAACTGTACGTTCATGCGCAACTTATGGGCAAATAATGCGGGCAGGAATCCCTCGATCGGCTGGTACGGAATATTCAATTTTGCCAATAACGTGGTTTTCAACTGGGTGCACCGCTCGATCGATGGCGGCGATTACCGGGCAATGTACAATATCATCAATAACTATTTCAAACCCGGTCCCCAAACACCGAAGGATTCGCCGATTGGCCACCGCATTCTAAAACCGGAAGCCGGCAGAAGTAAGCTCGACCACCTCGTTTTTGGCCGTGCTTATGTGGAAGGTAATATCATGGAAGGCAATGAAAAAGTGACCAAAAACAACTGGGACGGTGGCGTTCAGGTAGAAGATCTGCCCAATACCGACAAATACACGGAGGCAATGAAGTGGAGCAAACCGCTTCCAATGCCTGAATTTCCCATTATGTCGGCCACAGAATCTTTCGATTATGTACTCGCGAATGCAGGCGCTACATTACCCCGCCGCGACCCGGTCGACACGCGCGTTACAACCCAGGTACGCACCGGGAAGATTAATCCGATCCCAAATGTGAAATTGCCCACCACGCAATTTGAACACCGCCGCCTGCCGATCGATTCTTATAAAAACGGTATCATTACAGACATATCGCAGGTAGGAGGCTACCCGGAATACAAAGGCACCCCGTACAAGGATTCCGACACCGACGGAATGCCGGATGACTGGGAGTTGAAATACAGCTTAAATCCGAAGGATCCCGCAGATGCACAGAAGGACATGAGCGGCGACGGATATTCCAACATTGAAAAGTTCATCAACGGTATTGATCCGAAGAAAAAAGTAGACTGGACTAACCCAAAGAATAACCATGATACGCTAGCCGCTTTCACTTCAAATCCCTCAAAAAAGGAAACGAAGCAGGGCCGCTAG
- a CDS encoding RagB/SusD family nutrient uptake outer membrane protein: MKMRHIPILFAVLALSACQDVLEKTDLSAFNEEQVFNDSLLARAYVDYVYDQNLPVWPTGDFLKCSDEIAGETRFFEGTVQLNTVVDFGTAVNATNNYGKIRSINQFLLKTPEGTLSEAYKKQLMAQVTFFRAHRYYELVRLYGGVPLVLEPLEGVGQEAKDEAAIPRSPTSESIAQIVKDLDYSIAGLPGKWGNSNDWGRITSGTAAAYKGRILLNWASPQFNPQDLPERWKAAYDANKQAIDLLSANGYRLHDNFQKLWFEEANNPEAVWVTCYNNLVGDQVSKNQGYDNNTRPSYLGTAGGSNQPTWEIVQAFPMKNGKKITETGSGYNEKLFYKNRDPRFDQTIAFNGATWHINGNANYRLWTYLVDNKTVEQKATTTGFYARKAIDPNLPTGAVVNSGGDWIELRYAEVLLNYAEAACGINQVQEAYDQLIAVRKRAGIDAGADGLYGLKAKMTRQEMFDAISYERQIEFAFEGKRFWDLRRWKKFETVLNGKTRTGIDVKLKTSAIAGADFATRRDAMPLDSAYLRYFEIVPRVLDTKYKINWLPEYYYFAIPPAALANNPKLEQTAGWPSGSFDPLR, from the coding sequence ATGAAAATGCGTCATATTCCTATTCTTTTTGCAGTTCTGGCACTTTCTGCCTGTCAGGATGTATTGGAAAAAACAGACTTGTCGGCTTTTAATGAAGAGCAGGTTTTCAACGATTCCCTGCTGGCCCGTGCGTATGTCGACTATGTATACGACCAGAATCTGCCCGTTTGGCCCACCGGCGATTTTTTGAAATGTTCGGACGAGATAGCGGGCGAAACGCGCTTTTTCGAAGGCACTGTTCAGTTAAATACCGTTGTTGATTTTGGAACTGCCGTCAATGCGACCAACAACTACGGTAAGATCCGTTCTATCAATCAATTCTTGCTTAAAACGCCCGAAGGCACATTGAGCGAAGCCTATAAAAAACAGCTGATGGCGCAGGTTACATTCTTCCGGGCGCATAGATATTACGAGCTGGTGCGGTTATATGGAGGCGTTCCGCTGGTGCTGGAACCCCTTGAAGGAGTAGGGCAGGAAGCAAAGGACGAAGCTGCTATTCCCAGAAGTCCGACCTCGGAAAGTATCGCTCAAATCGTAAAAGACCTCGATTACAGCATCGCTGGCCTGCCGGGCAAATGGGGCAATTCAAACGATTGGGGCCGGATTACCAGTGGCACGGCTGCGGCTTACAAAGGAAGGATATTGCTTAACTGGGCCAGCCCGCAGTTCAATCCGCAGGACCTGCCTGAACGCTGGAAGGCCGCCTATGATGCTAATAAACAGGCTATTGATTTGCTTTCAGCGAATGGTTACAGGCTCCACGACAATTTTCAAAAGTTGTGGTTTGAAGAAGCGAATAACCCGGAAGCGGTATGGGTTACATGCTATAATAATTTAGTCGGCGACCAGGTGAGCAAAAATCAGGGTTACGACAACAATACCAGGCCATCTTACCTGGGCACGGCGGGCGGTTCCAATCAGCCCACCTGGGAAATTGTGCAGGCTTTTCCAATGAAAAACGGAAAGAAGATTACAGAAACCGGCTCGGGGTATAACGAAAAGCTGTTTTACAAAAACCGTGACCCAAGATTCGACCAGACGATTGCATTCAACGGAGCTACGTGGCACATCAACGGAAATGCCAACTATCGGTTATGGACTTACCTGGTTGACAATAAAACCGTTGAGCAAAAAGCAACTACCACGGGATTTTATGCCCGAAAGGCGATCGACCCGAACTTGCCCACCGGAGCAGTTGTAAACAGCGGCGGCGACTGGATCGAACTGAGGTATGCCGAAGTATTGCTCAATTACGCCGAAGCCGCCTGCGGCATTAACCAGGTTCAGGAAGCTTACGACCAGCTGATCGCAGTCCGGAAGAGAGCGGGGATCGACGCCGGGGCCGACGGATTATATGGTTTAAAAGCAAAAATGACGCGCCAGGAAATGTTCGACGCCATTTCGTATGAACGTCAGATCGAATTCGCTTTCGAAGGAAAACGTTTCTGGGATTTGAGAAGGTGGAAAAAATTTGAAACGGTATTGAACGGAAAAACCAGGACGGGAATCGACGTGAAACTCAAAACCTCTGCCATCGCCGGAGCCGATTTCGCAACGCGCCGCGATGCTATGCCGCTGGATTCAGCCTACCTGCGGTATTTCGAGATTGTTCCCAGGGTGCTGGACACCAAATACAAAATAAACTGGCTGCCCGAATATTATTATTTCGCAATCCCCCCCGCAGCCCTGGCCAACAATCCAAAACTGGAACAAACCGCGGGCTGGCCGTCAGGCAGTTTTGATCCGTTGAGGTAG
- a CDS encoding VOC family protein, which produces MATTNKIQPNFWFENQAEEAARYYVSIFKNSKIGKIAYYGSEGQEIHGQKAGSVMTVEYEIEGQKFVNLNGGPLFKFNEAVSFIIECETQEEIDYYWDNLKEGGDPQAQQCGWLKDQFGVSWQVVPKFLSEIGGDPEDKGFLRAFKAIMHMKKLDIAELEKAYRGE; this is translated from the coding sequence ATGGCAACTACAAACAAAATTCAACCCAATTTCTGGTTCGAAAATCAGGCAGAAGAAGCTGCCCGTTATTATGTATCCATTTTCAAAAATTCCAAAATCGGGAAAATTGCTTACTACGGTAGTGAGGGACAAGAAATTCATGGGCAGAAAGCAGGCTCGGTGATGACCGTCGAATATGAGATTGAAGGTCAGAAGTTTGTGAACCTCAACGGCGGCCCGCTCTTTAAATTCAATGAAGCGGTCTCCTTCATTATTGAATGCGAAACCCAGGAAGAAATTGATTACTACTGGGACAACTTGAAAGAAGGCGGCGATCCGCAGGCCCAGCAATGCGGCTGGTTGAAAGATCAGTTCGGTGTTTCCTGGCAGGTAGTACCTAAATTCCTGTCAGAAATCGGCGGCGATCCGGAAGACAAAGGCTTTCTAAGAGCGTTTAAAGCGATAATGCATATGAAGAAGCTGGATATCGCTGAGCTTGAAAAAGCATACCGCGGAGAATAA
- a CDS encoding DUF6298 domain-containing protein, which produces MNQQTYISKVIEFNTALLVTGLYFLLVTCCFGQKKLKPASPLSLGQDNRLVYSADSLGNRIVDFSHCGYQGGNLTMPTVAAKIFVKNEPGDATPRIQAAIDWLGKIPLDENGFRGAVLLEKGVYQLNGGLIVRQSGIVIRGSGAGKDGTVLLGAGTTRETVIRVLGENDIRSGNTSEVTDEYVPVNATTFRVRNAGIIKAGSRIRIRRPATKEWIKLLKMEEFGGETGWLGWKPGQRDIVWDRIVKSVSGNEITVDAPLTTALDAKFGMASVETYSWPGRISQIGIENLTIDSEFNTENPKDEDHRWMGITVENTENAWVRRVNFKHLAGSAVALFETASRITVEDCLSTEPVSEIGGQRRYTFFTQGQQTLFQRCYAEFGYHDFSVGFVAPGPNAFVQCESHLPHSFSGPIDSWASGALYDNVNIDGNALRFCNRGQDGQGAGWTAANSVLWQCSASRVENFSPPGAVNYAFGIWSQFAGDGYWENVNEHIQPRSLYYAQLSERIGKEALDRAFLMPKESEASSSPTIEQAAKLAASSYEPALVLRDWIERKGGEGEGREEWEEGRKQKNLRPRPPFPPSPPSKIPLLTIKNGLLLRDGKVLTGGRQEVPWWRGSLRPHDVKSAKPHITRFVPGRYGAGVTDILEEMTDSLVAKNVTVIDHNYGLWYDRRRDDHERTRRMDGEVWAPFYEQPFARSGEGSAWDNLSKYDLTKYNAWYWNRLQQFATLADQKGLVLFHQHYFQHNILEAGAHYADFPWRPANNINNTGFPEPPPYAGDKRIFMADQFYDVSHPVRRELHRAYIRKSLDNFSENGSVIHFVSAEYTGPLHFVKFWLDVIAEWEREKGRNALVALSATKDVQDSILADPAYQKIVDVIDIRYWQMRENGGFYAPEGGKNLAPRQHARIQKAGKVSFQSVYNSVLEYRKKHPEKPVLYNADGADRFAWAVLLAGGSLSTLPGLTDSKVLAQIADMHVVPHSDGGVFELENSERGKIIYTEKPTSMQIDMTRFKGSFILKKIDPVSGQYIGKEQVIRGGKIIPVALSGEAPVVLWISKK; this is translated from the coding sequence TTGAATCAACAAACTTACATATCGAAGGTGATTGAGTTCAATACAGCCCTGTTGGTAACGGGGTTGTATTTCCTTTTGGTTACCTGCTGTTTTGGTCAAAAGAAATTAAAACCTGCCTCGCCGCTGTCGCTCGGGCAGGACAACCGCCTCGTTTACTCGGCCGACTCACTCGGAAACCGCATTGTCGACTTTTCGCATTGTGGTTATCAGGGCGGCAACCTCACAATGCCGACGGTAGCAGCCAAAATTTTTGTCAAAAACGAACCTGGCGATGCCACGCCACGCATTCAGGCTGCAATTGATTGGTTAGGTAAAATCCCCCTGGATGAAAACGGCTTCCGCGGTGCTGTTTTGTTGGAAAAGGGTGTTTATCAGCTGAATGGCGGTTTGATAGTTCGTCAATCAGGCATTGTGATCCGCGGAAGCGGTGCGGGAAAAGACGGTACCGTGCTGCTCGGCGCTGGTACCACCCGGGAAACGGTGATCCGTGTTTTGGGTGAAAACGATATACGGTCAGGCAATACAAGCGAAGTGACTGACGAGTATGTGCCTGTTAACGCGACTACTTTTCGTGTCAGAAATGCAGGTATTATAAAAGCAGGAAGCCGAATTCGAATTCGACGACCCGCTACCAAAGAATGGATCAAGCTATTAAAAATGGAGGAGTTTGGCGGCGAAACGGGCTGGCTTGGCTGGAAGCCCGGCCAGCGGGACATTGTCTGGGACAGGATTGTCAAATCGGTTTCGGGAAATGAAATTACCGTCGACGCGCCTCTTACGACGGCCCTGGATGCAAAATTTGGAATGGCCAGTGTGGAAACTTACAGCTGGCCGGGCCGTATCAGCCAGATCGGCATTGAAAACCTGACGATCGACTCGGAATTCAATACCGAAAATCCAAAAGATGAAGACCATCGCTGGATGGGGATTACCGTCGAGAATACTGAAAATGCGTGGGTGCGGCGGGTAAATTTCAAACACCTGGCCGGCTCGGCAGTGGCATTGTTTGAAACAGCCTCCAGAATCACTGTGGAGGACTGCCTGTCAACCGAACCTGTTTCGGAAATAGGCGGGCAGCGTCGCTATACTTTTTTTACCCAGGGGCAGCAGACACTTTTTCAGCGGTGCTATGCAGAATTTGGCTATCACGATTTTTCCGTAGGTTTTGTTGCGCCGGGGCCAAATGCTTTCGTACAATGCGAGTCGCATTTGCCGCACAGTTTCAGCGGTCCGATCGACAGCTGGGCGTCCGGGGCACTTTACGATAATGTCAATATCGACGGTAATGCATTGCGTTTCTGCAATCGCGGGCAGGACGGACAGGGTGCCGGCTGGACAGCGGCAAACAGTGTTTTATGGCAATGCAGCGCTTCCCGGGTCGAGAATTTCAGTCCGCCCGGGGCTGTCAATTATGCTTTCGGGATCTGGTCACAGTTTGCGGGCGACGGATACTGGGAAAATGTAAATGAGCACATCCAGCCACGCAGTTTATACTATGCACAATTGTCGGAAAGGATTGGAAAAGAGGCGCTTGACCGTGCATTCTTAATGCCGAAGGAATCGGAAGCATCAAGTAGTCCGACGATCGAGCAAGCCGCAAAATTGGCAGCCAGCTCGTATGAGCCGGCTCTCGTGTTACGGGATTGGATTGAAAGGAAGGGGGGGGAAGGGGAGGGAAGGGAGGAATGGGAGGAAGGGAGAAAGCAGAAAAACCTTCGTCCCCGTCCTCCCTTTCCTCCCTCTCCTCCATCCAAAATACCTCTGCTGACGATAAAAAACGGACTCCTTTTGCGAGATGGGAAGGTTTTGACTGGTGGGCGGCAGGAGGTGCCGTGGTGGCGTGGGAGTTTGAGACCGCATGATGTGAAATCTGCTAAACCGCACATCACCAGGTTTGTACCGGGCAGGTATGGGGCGGGGGTGACTGATATTCTGGAAGAAATGACAGATTCTCTGGTTGCCAAAAATGTCACTGTAATAGATCACAACTACGGCCTTTGGTACGACCGCCGCCGCGATGATCATGAGCGGACGAGGCGCATGGACGGTGAAGTTTGGGCGCCTTTTTATGAGCAGCCTTTTGCAAGAAGCGGAGAGGGAAGTGCGTGGGATAATTTGAGTAAATATGACCTGACAAAGTACAATGCGTGGTATTGGAACCGTTTGCAGCAGTTCGCTACCCTGGCCGATCAGAAAGGCCTGGTACTGTTTCACCAGCATTATTTTCAGCATAATATCCTTGAAGCCGGGGCGCATTATGCCGATTTTCCATGGCGGCCGGCAAACAATATCAACAATACCGGCTTCCCCGAGCCGCCGCCTTACGCGGGCGATAAAAGGATTTTCATGGCTGATCAGTTTTATGACGTTTCACATCCCGTCCGCAGGGAACTGCACCGGGCTTACATCCGAAAAAGTCTCGATAACTTTTCTGAGAATGGAAGCGTGATCCATTTTGTGAGTGCGGAATATACCGGTCCCCTGCATTTTGTCAAGTTTTGGCTGGATGTGATTGCGGAATGGGAAAGAGAAAAAGGAAGGAATGCACTGGTTGCGTTAAGTGCCACAAAAGATGTACAGGACTCTATCCTGGCAGATCCGGCCTATCAGAAAATTGTAGATGTGATCGATATCAGATATTGGCAAATGCGTGAAAATGGCGGCTTTTATGCACCTGAGGGCGGCAAAAACCTGGCACCGAGGCAACATGCACGCATTCAGAAAGCAGGCAAAGTTTCATTTCAATCCGTTTACAACAGTGTTCTGGAATACCGGAAAAAACACCCGGAAAAGCCGGTGCTTTACAATGCGGACGGAGCCGATCGGTTCGCCTGGGCAGTATTGCTGGCGGGAGGCTCCCTAAGTACTTTGCCTGGGTTGACGGATTCAAAAGTGTTGGCACAAATTGCAGACATGCACGTTGTTCCGCATTCAGATGGGGGTGTTTTTGAACTGGAAAATAGTGAGAGAGGTAAAATCATTTACACCGAAAAACCAACATCCATGCAAATTGACATGACACGATTTAAAGGCAGTTTTATACTGAAAAAAATAGACCCTGTCTCTGGTCAATATATTGGGAAGGAGCAGGTGATCAGAGGCGGTAAGATCATTCCGGTTGCATTGTCGGGAGAAGCGCCGGTTGTTTTGTGGATTTCAAAAAAATAG